One segment of Podospora pseudopauciseta strain CBS 411.78 chromosome 5 map unlocalized CBS411.78m_5.2, whole genome shotgun sequence DNA contains the following:
- a CDS encoding uncharacterized protein (EggNog:ENOG503NXUJ; COG:S) codes for MVQPGIGGLDTPRTNIGDATFLGRQPDFDLSQELSDFQSPSKDANLLQQLRNGGRPTLKTPRGGRGPLRDRQNLPGFGGNEFTPLLKSATRNSARRYGAGKENGLGRASTLNFLNRIDEDMTPLHAGETSIYLGSRNTSSIEHTPLPEVDSSSVASTPLVMRRRDNSGKGPLEDGNQLSLREQENVIDRIEKENFGLKLKIHFLEEALRKAGPGFSEAALKENTELKVDKVTMQRELQRYKKHLTSAEKDLETYRQQIVEVQEKAKKKYAIEDQGAELERLRQALEDKETEVGKLQRRIEEEQKEQDKLGNLQDEITDLEHDLRRKDDVITQQEDEIEDLKDKVTEFEEKLKEAQRRMLEMEEKAKDSDRLHEAKDTIEDLEHNVRRLEQQVDDMKDKLQDAVAEKERAENDLEELQEEMADKSVVTKGLSRQVEEKVSRLQAEVDKARQECAVVAEEREVQQREMETLRAKLKEAREERDSAERLRLAIEGQLNEEQGSQRKEFDELRMQLKSARQERDDAERIRLSLEAKLDQAQADLNMRADEKNLLQTRHDALTNESVSLLGEVQSLQKAVEELEESLEREQQHALNMERDIQSQYKDEIDRLNDEISDLQAECREKDNLYDNDSEKWETERHQLQAEKQRAEERAAGLQKTIDKLRDTEGALSSKESKLQEALQSETERHKKDELLLKVQIEQLRSDLNARQSMLEELRHELSAVKDELRQSQLDCQAQQEKIEALEDEVEVLQATIDEESERARVELEQHQDECDQLRHEINLLQIKADSAQASSAATRESTKQTNDNVARLKFQLADATEKVSQLTKERRTLQECSTTLDAELRSVRAALEEMRAERDELEAQINGLKGQHGADTFKIDQERLDLRVTRTKLEAELRRLKEENKVLAERKQEVERSLESEIEKAAAEEDRLGDEIRQLQAKLRQSTDSQELASLRRTIREMERRVQDYETQLAAPQLPAQGLDGNSELSFLQKELSAARKKEIEQLKSEASQKDTIKSLKRQISELERKAHEAEIKRFASSPSSQGGSAQKSEISELRHQLSTAAQSVHDLKKALREAERKAEASARELETQLEEIEDEKLLLEQALDDAQLAAEESAAAHEEALKKHKAKMERYKSERDQLAAAIREQQHLNGNDTNHSEMSLEERRDLHKMLRESQLTADKLDRELREHREALDELMDVEISLRKKLQRARNERAAYRTSAEKLQKDFKKLQAEKDKAVAEAMAATEERALVRVTKGSVDTDAIIRAAEAAERRHEKEIRGMVMQMEWLKACWDREAKLRKDAAFAKKYLLLEVQIRDACNKADLAIINRIRAELNPSNRNALSQLSSVRRSSGQSHLPNGDSNAMVLYKQPKPPATRLKRALTAVRFIVRMQMGAKDWQKHEKVRQRLADCVEEMQREERIRKMRDQWRKQVKKTTSSPAGKAVLG; via the exons ATGGTGCAGCCAGGCATTGGCGGTCTGGACACGCCACGGACCAACATTGGAGACGCGACATTCCTTGGACGCCAGCCAGACTTTGACCTTTCCCAAGAACTGTCAGATTTCCAGTCACCATCCAAAGACGCGAATTTATTACAACAGCTCCGTAATGGCGGCCGACCGACCCTCAAGACCCCGCGCGGTGGTCGAGGTCCTCTGAGGGATCGACAAAACCTCCCCGGCTTTGGAGGCAACGAgttcacccccctcctcaagtCTGCGACCCGAAACAGTGCCAGAAGATATGGCGCTGGCAAGGAAAATGGGCTGGGCCGGGCCTCGACTCTCAACTTTCTCAACAGAATCGACGAAGATATGACGCCTCTGCACGCCGGCGAGACTAGCATTTACCTTGGCTCTCGGAACACGTCGTCGATCGAACACACGCCTCTCCCCGAAGTGGACAGTAGTAGTGTTGCATCCACTCCGCTGGTCATGAGGCGGCGCGACAACAGTGGCAAGGGCCCACTCGAAGACGGCAACCAGCTCTCGTTGCGTGAGCAAGAAAACGTGATCGACAGAATAGAAAAGGAGAACTTTGGCCTCAAGCTCAAGATTCactttttggaggaggcgttgCGCAAGGCCGGGCCGGGATTCAGCGAAGCCGCTCTCAAGGAGAACACGGAGCTCAAAGTCGACAAGGTCACCATGCAACGAGAGCTCCAACGGTACAAGAAACATCTTACTTCAGCCGAGAAGGACCTCGAGACATACCGACAACAGATTGTCGAGGTacaagaaaaagcaaaaaagaagTACGCCATTGAGGATCAAGGTGCCGAGCTGGAGCGACTTAGGCAGGCGCTGGAAGACAAGGAGACCGAGGTGGGTAAACTTCAGAGGCGGATAGAGGAAGAACAAAAGGAGCAGGACAAGCTAGGGAATTTGCAGGACGAAATCACCGACCTTGAACATGACCTTCGAAGAAAAGACGACGTCATTACACAGCAGGAGGACGAGATTGAGGATTTGAAAGACAAGGTGAccgagtttgaggagaaGCTTAAGGAGGCACAACGGCGTAtgctggagatggaggaaaaggcaaaagaCTCGGACCGTCTTCACGAGGCCAAGGACACCATCGAGGATCTAGAACACAACGTACGGCGGCTGGAACAGCAAGTCGATGATATGAAGGACAAACTTCAGGACGCAGTGGCCGAAAAAGAACGAGCCGAGAATGACCTGGAGGAGCTGCAAGAAGAAATGGCAGACAAGTCTGTAGTAACCAAGGGTCTCTCTCGTCAAGTGGAAGAAAAGGTGTCGCGCCTGCAGGCTGAAGTCGACAAAGCTCGACAGGAGTGCGCCGTCGTGGCGGAGGAACGTGAGGTTCAGCAAAGGGAGATGGAGACCCTGCGGGCAAAGCTCAAGGAGGCTCGTGAGGAGCGCGATTCTGCTGAACGTCTTCGTCTAGCCATCGAGGGCCAGTTGAACGAGGAGCAGGGCTCACAACGAAAAGAGTTTGATGAACTCCGGATGCAGCTCAAATCGGCACGACAGGAGCGAGACGATGCCGAGCGAATCCGCCTATCTCTTGAGGCGAAGCTGGACCAGGCACAGGCCGACCTCAACATGCGCGCCGACGAAAAGAATCTCCTTCAGACCCGTCATGATGCCCTGACCAATGAATCTGTTTCTCTCCTAGGGGAAGTCCAAAGTCTCCAAAaagcggtggaggagctcgaggaaAGTTTGGAACGGGAACAGCAGCATGCTCTTAACATGGAGCGCGATATCCAGAGCCAGTATAAGGACGAAATCGACCGCTTGAACGATGAGATCTCCGACCTCCAGGCCGAATGCCGCGAAAAGGATAACCTGTACGACAATGACAGCGAAAAATGGGAAACGGAGCGTCATCAACTCCAGGCAGAAAAACAGCGGGCCGAGGAGCGGGCTGCTGGTCTCCAGAAGACCATCGACAAGCTACGGGACACCGAGGGTGCTTTGTCGAGCAAAGAGTCAAAGCTTCAAGAAGCTCTACAAAGCGAGACAGAACGCCACAAGAAAGATGAGCTGCTTTTGAAGGTGCAGATTGAACAGCTCCGTTCAGATCTCAATGCCAGACAGTCCATGCTGGAGGAGCTTCGCCACGAACTATCTGCTGTCAAGGATGAGCTCCGGCAATCTCAGTTGGATTGCCAAGCACAGCAGGAAAAGATAGAAGCactcgaggatgaggttgaagtTTTGCAGGCCACCATCGATGAAGAGTCGGAGAGGGCACGCGTCGAACTggaacaacaccaagatgAATGTGATCAACTAAGGCACGAGATCAACTTGCTCCAGATAAAGGCCGATTCCGCTCAGGCATCTTCCGCTGCGACCCGAGAGTCTACAAAGCAGACAAATGACAATGTGGCACGCCTCAAGTTCCAGCTTGCCGATGCTACGGAGAAGGTATCCCAGCTCACAAAGGAGCGGAGGACCCTTCAGGAGTGTTCTACAACTCTGGACGCCGAGCTCCGATCTGTCCGGGCGGCTCTTGAGGAGATGAGAGCGGAGCGTGATGAATTGGAGGCCCAAATCAACGGTCTCAAAGGGCAACATGGTGCAGACACTTTCAAGATCGACCAAGAGAGACTGGACCTCCGTGTCACCAGGACAAAGTTGGAAGCCGAATTACGCCGCTTGAAAGAGGAAAACAAGGTCTTGGCAGAGCGGAAGCAAGAGGTGGAAAGATCTTTGGAAAGTGAGATTGAGAAGGCTGCAGCTGAGGAGGATCGCCTTGGAGATGAGATCCGCCAACTGCAGGCCAAGCTACGTCAGTCTACAGACAGCCAGGAGCTTGCTAGCCTTCGCCGAACCATCCGTGAGATGGAGCGCCGTGTACAAGACTACGAAACCCAGCTTGCCGCTCCACAGTTGCCAGCTCAGGGACTTGATGGCAACAGTGAACTCTCGTTCCTCCAAAAAGAGCTCTCGGCAGCAAGGAAGAAGGAAATTGAGCAGCTCAAGTCGGAGGCCTCGCAAAAGGACACCATCAAGTCACTCAAGCGGCAAATATCCGAACTAGAACGGAAGGCTCATGAAGCAGAGATCAAAAGGTTTGCCTCTTCGCCATCTTCACAGGGCGGTTCCGCCCAGAAGAGTGAGATATCAGAACTCCGTCACCAACTCTCCACGGCCGCTCAGTCAGTACACGATCTCAAGAAAGCTCTGCGAGAAGCCGAACGCAAGGCCGAGGCCTCTGCTCGTGAGCTAGAGACCCAGCTTGAAGAGATCGAAGACGAGAAACTTCTCCTTGAGCAAGCGCTTGATGACGCCCAACTCGCCGCGGAAGAGTCGGCTGCTGCCCATGAAGAAGCCCTCAAGAAGCACAAGGCCAAGATGGAGAGATACAAGAGTGAACGTGATCAACTGGCCGCTGCCATTCGTGAGCAGCAGCACTTGAACGGCAATGACACCAACCACAGCGAAATGTCTCTTGAGGAGCGCCGTGACTTGCACAAGATGCTCCGCGAGTCTCAGCTCACTGCCGACAAGCTTGATCGCGAATTGCGCGAGCACCGTGAGGCGTTGGATGAGCTTATGGATGTTGAGATCTCACTGCGGAAGAAGCTACAACGGGCAAGGAATGAGAGGGCGGCCTACAGAACCAGCGCCGAGAAGCTCCAGAAGGATTTCAAGAAGCTTCAGGCGGAAAAGGACAAGGCTGTGGCGGAAGCAATGGCGGCTACCGAGGAGCGTGCTCTGGTTCGCGTTACTAAGGGTAGTGTGGACACTGACGCAATCATCAGAGCCGCCGAAGCTGCGGAGAGGAGGCATGAGAAGGAAATCAGGGGCATGGTCATGCAGATGGAGTGGCTCAAAGCCTGCTGGGACCGGGAGGCCAAGCTGAGGAAGGATGCGGCGTTTGCAAAGAAGTATCTGCTCCTGGAGGTGCAGATCAGGGATGCTTG caacaagGCTGACTTGGCGATCATCAACCGGATACGGGCTGAGCTTAACCCTTCGAATCGTAATGCTCTTTCCCAGCTGAGCTCTGTTAGACGGTCGTCAGGCCAATCACACCTGCCAAACGGTGACAGCAATGCCATGGTTCTTTACAAGCAaccaaaaccaccagcaacaaggcTGAAACGGGCTCTCACCGCTGTCAGATTCATAGTGCGGATGCAGATGGGTGCCAAGGATTGGCAGAAGCATGAGAAGGTCCGACAGAGGCTGGCAGACTGTGTCGAGGAGATgcagagagaagagaggatAAGGAAGATGAGGGATCAATGGAGGAAGCAGGTCAAGAAGACTACGAGTAGCCCGGCTGGTAAGGCTGTGCTGGGGTAG
- a CDS encoding uncharacterized protein (COG:S; EggNog:ENOG503P8X8) has product MSSSPEPQQQQKSQKQVDAEFTSYYLQRATQEFGEALDAVRSADDFKPDSSIAVLISALQQGTGMFSEEDKRAIICSEGAARSSK; this is encoded by the coding sequence ATGTCTTCTTCACCAgaaccccagcagcagcaaaaatCCCAAAAGCAAGTCGACGCCGAGTTCACGTCCTACTACCTCCAGCGCGCGACTCAAGAATTCGGGGAGGCTCTCGACGCGGTCCGCTCAGCCGATGACTTCAAGCCTGACTCTTCGATCGCCGTGTTGATCAGCGCGCTGCAGCAGGGGACTGGGATGTTTAgtgaggaggacaagagggCTATTATCTGCTCGGAGGGCGCGGCGAGGTCGTCGAAGTAG
- a CDS encoding uncharacterized protein (COG:S; EggNog:ENOG503NV0R), giving the protein MAPSLFNFKELRRRSRQSFRTERSTDTSSDASNGTTPTSGSSTPPSIGQQSDPALNLQLADKFLSPSSAGLSRPSAQPYPNGGSNRYSVSGMAGLGSPVSNGGKGPSLPVSQYSPRITNVPDNSWAYQKILLVYGTVGDPSQQSVDGTVTVSRLDDNFPPVSWPVCNSHFKALVYMMPGANRLRFDFSSPKLANSGSSNPIHASYLTVHMIPPVAAPPLQLAILLAKDSPGTFDAVPARIEREGNGLDTAVRKLRMAAYLWQAFTAEQMWRNKFGRRTFRFEEEWTTGTVNQRDRQNGTMRSEARVHVIRTDKTLAELRNLNRAQQNPNASDSGGLYGIAADAVRDYFKPLPGQKLYVSVLLLDAHWDTASKTIVGHAALGGNVGDLHLGVFGSHCLQSYPTSFEEVVPAFTDCTPTDTNHVGNDCNDAGSSWEAANIGIGAHMHETGHLFGLPHQESGVMLRDYVTLNRTFVSREAYSTRTRSKGGPVTQEDECTWHRLDCLRFRSHPCFRLPNDMVLNSDDSVQAWPVDGLTVMAATGVSFIEIFGEGDDVCHSWIEYPAENGSVQRSVTLSEQDLRSRLPEGKRKGTIKLAIKSHGGGSLDIDDCSKFCSTKSCLKLPSALPGIPKNAYRGKKLGASQLEGSQPHEFIFTSALRQDRVLSRIIFYHGLAVDGLEFVYDDDSRQLFGKRGGKEGGDTFDMDIRRGEYITGFFVRSGFWVDAIQVLTSLGRRSPLFGNAHGGDAHTLIPPRGYNICGVTGSCGSWVDGFSVIVTR; this is encoded by the exons ATGGCTCCGTCCCTCTTCAACTTTAAGGAACTGCGGAGGCGGTCCAGGCAAAGCTTCCGGACCGAACGATCGACCGATACGTCTAGCGACGCCAGTAACGGTACTACTCCTACTTCCGGGTCCTCGACGCCGCCATCGATCGGCCAGCAATCCGATCCCGCTTTGAATCTGCAATTGGCAGACAAATTCCTCTCCCCGTCCTCTGCCGGTCTCTCACGCCCATCAGCCCAGCCATACCCCAACGGTGGCAGCAACCGATACAGCGTATCAGGCATGGCAGGTCTTGGGTCACCTGTTTCAAACGGCGGGAAGGGCCCAAGTTTGCCGGTGTCCCAGTACTCGCCCCGGATCACAAATGTGCCAGACAATTCCTGG GCATATCAAAAGATTTTGTTGGTCTATGGTACAGTTGGCGACCCCTCTCAACAGTCGGTTGACGGGACAGTCACTGTGAGCCGCTTGGACGACAACTTCCCTCCAGTCTCGTGGCCAGTATGCAACTCCCACTTCAAGGCACTTGTTTACATGATGCCCGGCGCCAATCGCCTGCGCTTTGACTTCTCTAGCCCCAAGCTTGCCAACAGTGGATCTTCCAACCCTATTCACGCTTCCTACCTAACGGTTCATATGATTCCTCCGGTTGCTGCACCACCACTGCAGCTTGCCATACTGTTGGCAAAGGATTCACCAGGCACGTTCGATGCAGTCCCGGCCAGGATCGAGAGGGAGGGTAATGGCCTTGACACGGCGGTCCGCAAGCTCCGCATGGCTGCGTACCTGTGGCAAGCCTTTACTGCGGAACAGATGTGGCGCAACAAATTCGGCCGTCGCACTTTtaggtttgaggaggagtggACGACAGGCACGGTCAACCAACGAGACAGGCAAAATGGGACGATGCGCTCCGAGGCGCGTGTTCATGTCATCCGAACCGACAAAACACTGGCAGAGCTACGGAATCTGAACAGGGCACAGCAGAATCCTAATGCATCCGACTCAGGGGGCCTATATGGCATTGCCGCCGACGCTGTGCGCGACTATTTCAAACCGCTACCCGGACAAAAGTTGTACGTGTCGGTTCTCCTGCTCGATGCCCATTGGGACACGGCCTCCAAGACAATCGTGGGACATGCTGCGCTGGGCGGAAATGTTGGCGATCTGCACCTGGGTGTGTTTGGGTCTCATTGCCTCCAGAGCTACCCAACGAGCTTCGAGGAGGTTGTCCCTGCTTTTACCGACTGTACGCCTACAGACACGAACCATGTGGGCAACGACTGCAATGATGCCGGGAGCTCGTGGGAGGCGGCCAACATAGGAATCGGCGCCCACATGCACGAAACCGGGCACCTCTTTGGCTTGCCACACCAGGAGAGCGGGGTCATGCTGAGGGACTACGTTACGCTGAACCGTACGTTTGTCTCCCGCGAAGCATACTCGACCCGAACGCGGTCCAAGGGCGGTCCCGTGACACAGGAGGACGAGTGCACCTGGCACCGTCTGGACTGTCTTCGCTTTCGCAGCCACCCGTGCTTCCGACTGCCAAACGACATGGTGCTGAATTCGGATGACAGCGTGCAGGCATGGCCGGTAGATGGCCTGACCGTCATGGCAGCCACGGGTGTGTCGTTCATCGAAATCTTTGGCGAAGGGGATGACGTGTGTCACAGTTGGATCGAGTACCCCGCCGAAAATGGCAGTGTCCAACGGTCAGTCACGCTGAGCGAGCAGGACTTGCGAAGCCGACTGCCCGAAGGCAAGCGGAAGGGAACCATCAAGCTGGCGATTAAGTCCCACGGCGGTGGCTCATTGGATATTGACGACTGCAGCAAGTTCTGTTCGACCAAGTCTTGTCTGAAACTCCCAAGCGCTCTTCCTGGGATTCCCAAGAATGCCTACCGTGGCAAGAAGCTGGGAGCGTCGCAGCTGGAGGGTAGCCAGCCTCATGAATTTATCTTCACCAGTGCTTTGAGACAAGACCGGGTCTTGTCACGTATTATCTTTTACCACGGCTTGGCTGTGGATGGCTTGGAGTTTGTTTATGACGATGATTCAAGACAATTGTTTGGCAAGAGAGGCggaaaagaagggggagacacTTTTGATATGG ATATTCGCCGTGGTGAATACATTACCGGCTTTTTTGTTCGCTCTGGCTTTTGGGTGGACGCTATTCAGGTCTTGACAAGTTTGGGGAGAAGATCGCCATTGTTTGGTAATGCCCACGGAGGCGATGC CCACACACTGATACCCCCCAGAGGCTACAACATCTGCGGTGTCACCGGCAGCTGCGGCTCCTGGGTGGACGGCTTTTCCGTTATCGTCACGAGATGA
- a CDS encoding uncharacterized protein (COG:S; EggNog:ENOG503NX6E) yields MMSSPLKIHPEEVAGKVLKRAEISKMARRLQNRLALAQFKTKHGLEDLTLDKIEPRFEDRIRRNRYPDGDILSDSSSSASDLPYPSRTLMSSPLKAPIFSDAIMSSNGSTGHRKRTYVASFDHTMSSPSKRFRQSPTAHRSFSHPLWKDSEHQLTQSSPMKPKRQQHFTTSAGPDLSFYAGSKQISDVYVSTNYAANSDDDDDLPIQSFQARNSIRISPPRTPPMRSRSLMKKPRDRQSAADNDNAMNNKTGQEGADLLLYLAASPSPAQPRTNNRLMEPPSTPPPKKNNLALPSSMMTTPGGGNPFPATPGMNAFNFEDFVHMTPSPAQKPWKTPLGMGGRTPASVARRRLTFDDTTA; encoded by the exons ATGATGTCGTCGCCGTTGAAGATACATCCCGAGGAGGTTGCGGGCAAGGTGCTCAAGAGGGCTGAAATCAGCAAG ATGGCCAGGAGACTGCAGAACCGCCTCGCTCTTGCCCAATTCAAAACGAAGCATGGGCTCGAAGACCTGACCCTCGATAAGATCGAGCCCAGGTTCGAGGACAGGATTCGGCGCAACCGCTATCCCGACGGTGACATCTTGTCCGACTCCTCTTCAAGCGCATCCGACCTCCCGTACCCCTCGAGAACATTGATGAGCTCCCCGCTCAAGGCGCCCATCTTTTCCGATGCTATCATGTCCAGCAATGGCAGCACCGGTCACCGAAAGCGCACATATGTCGCATCTTTTGATCACACCATGTCGAGTCCAAGCAAACGCTTTCGCCAGTCCCCCACCGCCCACAGATCCTTCAGCCACCCCCTGTGGAAAGACTCTGAACACCAGCTCACTCAGTCATCACCCATGAAACCGAAGCGACAGCAACACTTCACCACCTCGGCCGGTCCTGATCTGTCGTTTTATGCAGGCTCCAAACAAATCAGCGACGTTTACGTTTCTACAAACTATGCCGCCAATtctgatgacgatgatgacctccccatccaatCCTTCCAGGCCAGAAACAGCATCCGCATATCACCACCCCGAACCCCACCAATGCGCAGCCGCAGCCTCATGAAGAAGCCCAGAGACAGGCAATCAGCAGCGGACAATGACAACGCGATGAACAACAAGACGGGCCAGGAAGGTGCCGACCTCTTGTTGTACCTCGccgcctcgccctccccgGCTCAACCCCGAACCAACAACCGGCTGATGGAGCCCCCCtccactccaccaccaaagaagAACAACTTGGCGCTTCCATCCTCGATGATGACCACCCCGGGCGGAGGcaaccccttccccgccACACCCGGCATGAACGCCTTCAACTTTGAAGACTTTGTGCACATGACGCCGAGCCCGGCGCAAAAGCCGTGGAAGACTCCGCTCGGAATGGGCGGCAGGACGCCGGCGAGTGtggcgaggagaaggcttACGTTTGATGATACGACTGCTTGA
- the GCD6 gene encoding translation initiation factor eIF-2B epsilon subunit, GEF (BUSCO:EOG09260RS7; EggNog:ENOG503NUFH; COG:J), with amino-acid sequence MSKQGGKGAAGKGKKPAKAGGDDKREDALQAVIIADYFQDRFRPFTLDKPRCLLPLVNIPVIEYTLEFLASNGVQEVFIYCGTHSEDIEQYIHESTRWSPNSAISPFSSLEFIRVSDATSVGDFLRDLDKRSLISGDFILVHGDLVANIQLDGILAKHRARREANRDACMTVVLRSVGEEPHRAAKARGITPVFVIGDTDGRCLQYDEIHPLMKDRRLLLDPSVFKHGSFELRSDLIDCGIDICTPDVLALWSESFDYELPRKNFLHGVLKDWELNGKLIYTEIFEDGYAARASNLQMYDCISKDILERWVLPFAPDSNLMHDQSYQKVKNNSFVESGVLVERGSKVLQSAIGKDTSIKAGSVISGSVVGRRCQVGKNVKIKDSYIFDDSTIEDGAVITHSILAGGVKIGANVRIPEGSLISYNVEIDRDVRLPTKLPARISAKTDNGQPVENDASLVGPGGKGAVYSVTADDSDSDSDDEGDGDPAQLQNNLIYSLEGLNISTLSVSTLASEDDYDSDEDDEHAGYLHAGDGQRERLSSFTSDDASKLDAFHGDAVNGLVDALRGDDNADFDSAKLEFMGLRLANNASDSSMRRAIAVAFTKRAAEMLTPEHGGLEPAKAAERVLKDKNGAVKFIKDVGVGGDDVKQQTEFALALQKGLVSVRGLEPSRAGTLLAALLQQLYTLDVLEEDGILAWWADRRADEGDTMTTVKERCKVLVDWLEEADEEDSDEDEDDEDSD; translated from the exons ATGTCCAAACAAGGTGGTAAGGGTGCCGccggcaagggcaagaagcCTGCCAAGGCTGGCGGCGATGACAAGAGAGAGGATGCCCTCCAGGCTGTGATCATTGCCGATTACTTCCAAGACAGATTCAGACCATTCACTCTGGATAAGCCTAGG TGTCTTCTCCCCTTGGTCAACATCCCAGTCATCGAGTATACCCTCGAATTCCTTGCCTCGAACGGCGTACAGGAGGTCTTTATATACTGCGGCACACACTCCGAAGACATCGAGCAATACATCCACGAGTCCACACGATGGAGCCCCAACAgcgccatctcccccttctcctccctcgagtTCATCCGAGTATCCGACGCCACCTCAGTCGGCGACTTTCTTCGCGACCTGGACAAGCGCAGTTTGATCTCGGGCGACTTCATTCTCGTCCATGGTGACCTGGTCGCCAACATCCAGCTAGATGGCATCCTGGCCAAGCACAGAGCGAGAAGGGAAGCGAACCGCGATGCCTGCATGACAGTTGTTTTGCGCTCCGTTGGAGAGGAACCACACAGAGCCGCCAAAGCTCGAGGTATCACGCCTGTCTTTGTTATCGGTGACACAGACGGCAGGTGCTTGCAGTACGATGAGATCCACCCATTAATGAAGGACCGACGACTACTTTTGGACCCTTCAGTATTCAAGCACGGATCTTTCGAATTACGAAGCGACCTTATCGACTGCGGTATCGATATTTGCACACCCGATGTCTTGGCCTTGTGGTCTGAGAGTTTCGATTATGAGCTGCCGAGGAAAAACTTTTTGCATGGTGTGCTGAAGGATTGGGAACTAAACGGCAAGTTGATCTACACTGAGATCTTCGAGGACGGGTACGCGGCCCGTGCCAGCAACCTGCAGATGTACGATTGCATCAGCAAGGATATTCTCGAGCGATGGGTGCTCCCCTTTGCGCCAGACAGCAACCTCATGCACGACCAATCATACCAGAAGGTCAAGAACAACTCTTTCGTCGAGTCGGGCGTATTGGTAGAAAGAGGGAGCAAGGTGTTACAGTCGGCCATTGGGAAGGACACATCCATCAAGGCTGGGAGCGTTATCTCGGGCAGCgttgttgggaggaggtgtcAGGTTGGCAAGAATGTCAAGATCAAGGACAGCTACATCTTTGATGATTCCACCATTGAGGATGGTGCCGTCATTACGCACTCGATATTGGCAGGCGGTGTCAAGATTGGAGCGAATGTGCGAATCCCAGAGGGGTCCCTGATTTCCTATAATGTGGAGATCGATAGAGATGTCAGGCTGCCAACAAAGCTACCAGCGCGGATTTCCGCCAAGACGGATAACGGTCAGCCCGTTGAGAACGACGCTTCTCTTGTGGGGCCGGGTGGAAAGGGTGCCGTCTACAGCGTCACGGCAGACGACTCAGATTCGGattctgatgatgagggtgatggagaccCAGCCCAGCTACAAAACAACCTCATCTACTCACTCGAGGGCCTCAACATCTCCACATTATCTGTCTCTACGCTCGCATCAGAGGACGACTATGACtcagatgaggatgacgagcATGCTGGATACTTGCATGCTGGTGATGGGCAGAGGGAGCGCCTGTCATCATTTACCTCTGACGATGCCTCCAAACTTGACGCCTTCCACGGTGATGCAGTCAATGGCTTGGTGGACGCTCTTCGGGGGGATGACAATGCAGACTTTGACTCGGCCAAGCTGGAGTTCATGGGTCTTAGGTTGGCTAACAACGCTTCAGACAGCTCCATGCGCCGCGCTATTGCCGTTGCGTTTACCAAGCGTGCGGCCGAGATGTTGACCCCAGAGCATGGTGGTCTGGAACCagccaaggctgccgagaGAGTTCTCAAAGACAAGAACGGGGCCGTCAAGTTCATCAAGGatgtcggtgttggtggtgacgatgtCAAGCAACAAACCGAGTTTGCGCTTGCGCTGCAGAAGGGGCTGGTGAGCGTTAGGGGACTTGAGCCTAGTAGAGCTGGGACACTCCTTGCTGCTTTGCTTCAGCAGCTTTACACCTTGGATGtgcttgaggaggatggtatTCTCGCTTGGTGGGCTGATAGGAGAGCTGACGAGGGTGACACGATGACCACTGTCAAGGAGAGGTGCAAGGTTTTGGTGGAttggctggaggaggcggatgaggaggatagtgatgaggatgaggatgatgaggacagcGATTAA